The Rhododendron vialii isolate Sample 1 chromosome 5a, ASM3025357v1 genome contains a region encoding:
- the LOC131326524 gene encoding large ribosomal subunit protein uL14mz isoform X3, translating into MTSMAHLASKVGRSLFSSLNINALRLGSQSTSPEITCSSILSQQRTFIQMRTKLKVVDNSGAKEIMCIQALKGGKKGARLGDLIVASVKEFQQPGKAKKGDVKVKESQPAGKGKKGEGKKAELKKGSVVYAVVVRAAMQRGRCDGSEVKFDDNAAVLVNKQGEPIGSRVFGPIPHELRKKKHVKILSLAEHIV; encoded by the exons ATGACCAGTATGGCACACCTGGCCTCCAAAG TGGGCCGTTCATTGTTCAGTAGCCTCAACATCAATGCTCTTCGACTTGGTTCACAATCAACGTCACCTGAGATTACATGCAGCAGTATATTGTCTCAG CAAAGGACTTTCATACAGATGAGGACCAAGCTGAAAGTGGTGGATAACTCGGGTGCAAAAGAAATAATGTGCATACAAGCTTTGAAGGGGGGGAAAAAGGGGGCAAGGTTGGGGGACTTAATAGTTGCATCAGTGAAGGAATTCCAACAGCCTGGCAAAGCGAAAAAAGGAGATGTGAAAGTGAAGGAATCCCAACCGGCTGGCAAAGGGAAAAAAGGAGAGGGGAAAAAAGCAGAGTTGAAAAAAGGATCTGTTGTTTATGCTGTTGTTGTGCGTGCTGCAATGCAGCGGGGCCGCTGCGATGGGAGCGAGGTCAAGTTTGATGACAATGCTGCAGTACTTGTTAACAAGCAAGGCGAGCCAATTGGAAGCAGAGTGTTTGGGCCAATTCCACATGAGTTGAGGAAGAAAAAGCATGTCAAGATTCTTAGTCTTGCTGAACACATTGTCTGA
- the LOC131326525 gene encoding small ribosomal subunit protein uS12: MGKTHGIGSGRKLKSHRRRQRWADKSYKKSHLGNEWKKPFAGSSHAKGIVLEKIGIEAKQPNSAIRKCARVQLIKNGKKIAAFVPNDGCLNYIEENDEVLIAGFGRKGHAVGDIPGVRFKVVKVSGVSLLALFKEKKEKPRS, translated from the exons ATGGG GAAGACACATGGTATTGGATCTGGTCGCAAGCTGAAGTCCCACCGTAGAAGGCAAAGGTGGGCTGACAAGTCATATAAGAAGTCCCATCTCGGCAACGAGTGGAAGAAGCCATTTGCCGGGTCTTCTCATGCCAAAGGCATTGTCCTTGAAAAGAT AGGTATTGAGGCTAAGCAGCCGAACTCCGCTATCCGAAAATGTGCTAGGGTTCAACTGATCAAAAATGGGAAGAAGATTGCTGCATTTGTCCCAAATGATGGTTGCTTAAACTACATTGAAGAGAAT GATGAGGTGCTGATTGCTGGATTTGGACGTAAGGGGCATGCTGTCGGAGATATTCCCGGGGTCAGATTCAAGGTGGTTAAGGTATCTGGTGTCTCTCTTCTAGCTCTCttcaaagagaaaaaggagaagccaAGGTCTTAA
- the LOC131326518 gene encoding uncharacterized protein LOC131326518, whose protein sequence is MDEKDEGNLGLGGLSNVDQFSGDQSAENQNSHKGSEFLEAVASEKAMEADARLKVEQLPRSSDPLEPERARKHGKYNLRQSLAWDTAFFTSEGVLEPDELSSMIEGVGKGGKQFLPGIEEDVCRSTDTLSTLESENLTLESLEADLFEDIRASIQKSSKASSMASSSKSASAKTETQALKMVELASNNMVKPKPASKRESIGVQGTGRSIKQGPSCPQGTKPIARNGGLTSSLQKAPKVIGGPNPISSAPSKRASLAANQVKTGNDDAKGPKVAGKVAPISKVQGLGGSSRTLPKPVPPSKSSCSNSSTATKKGPPKSSASSNSSGSASSPNVGISPVKATRRKTVNPTSSSSILQTPMNIALKNKGQFGLTDHLMSSKLSSNISPASSISEWSSESCSSTSTVNQRSSTSRASIDTSSPASDRHENKATRPHSDNAEAASKQTGTLSQPATGKPSGLRMPSPKIGFFDGGKSLVRTPNKSRQSCYGIPAGPKIGPGVCSPGGGSSKSMLSKVQHEKVVTTAGDTMVDTRKPASPSTPRKLSNVSTKISSASGYVKNRVSISPQVQNRMDAESCLKGEEVGPRRPNKPNQISDTNRDVEKTGSLGVLKRDMGIEKHSNTNLKDVEIAPIEQDTHGSGSHSSHENIRLSKEMGDENELQSLYVEKENGPFEDQVDGLSIIHVGAGSSKQKTQKEHIGNAISPIEFCHSDFTQNKESKTNLPGPAPISLSPVTCELTASTRTPLTLKNSFCNGEAFDVSARSSIGVAEKTTTVSSLESMRRENSYAGAHST, encoded by the exons AAAATCAGAATAGCCACAAAGGTAGCGAGTTTCTTGAGGCAGTGGCTAGTGAGAAAGCCATGGAAGCTGATGCAAGGTTGAAGGTGGAACAGTTGCCTCGATCTTCTGATCCATTGGAACCAGAAAGGGCAAGAAAACATGGCAAGTATAATTTGCGTCAAAGTTTAGCTTGGGATACTGCCTTCTTCACAAGTGAAG GTGTTCTAGAGCCTGATGAGTTGTCTAGCATGATTGAAGGAGTTGGCAAGGGTGGAAAACAGTTTTTACCTGGAATTGAAGAAGATGTATGCAGATCTACTGATACATTATCTACATTAGAAAGTGAGAATTTGACACTGGAAAGCCTTGAAGCAGATTTATTTGAAGACATCAGAGCTTCGATTCAGAAATCTAGTAAAGCATCTAGTATGGCAAGTTCTAGTAAATCTGCATCTGCAAAGACAGAAACACAAG CTTTAAAGATGGTGGAGTTGGCTTCTAACAATATG GTGAAGCCAAAACCTGCTTCCAAGAGAGAAAGCATTGGCGTGCAAGGAACAGGCAGATCGATAAAGCAGGGTCCTAGTTGTCCACAAGGCACAAAG CCTATTGCTAGAAATGGAGGCCTGACTTCATCCCTTCAGAAGGCACCAAAGGTCATTGGCGGGCCTAATCCAATCTCGTCTGCACCATCGAAAAGGGCTTCTTTAGCTGCCAACCAAGTCAAAACTGGAAATGATGACGCAAAAGGTCCCAAAG TTGCTGGCAAAGTTGCTCCGATATCAAAGGTACAAGGTTTGGGTGGTTCCAGCAGGACTCTGCCTAAGCCTGTACCACCTTCAAAATCCTCTTGTTCAAATTCTTCAACTGCAACTAAGAAAGGGCCACCAAAATCTTCTGCCTCATCGAACAGCTCTGGCAGTGCTTCATCTCCAAATGTTGGTATATCTCCTGTGAAAGCTACCAGAAGAAAAACTGTGAATCCAACTTCCTCCAGTTCAATCCTCCAAACGCCAATGAATATTGCACTAAAGAATAAAGGACAGTTTGGTCTCACGGATCATTTAATGTCATCAAAGCTCTCTTCTAATATATCCCCTGCAAGTTCTATTAGTGAATGGTCTTCAGAGTCATGTTCATCAACCTCTACTGTTAATCAGAGGTCCAGTACTTCAAGGGCCAGCATTGATACTAGCTCTCCTGCTTCAGATAGACACGAGAATAAGGCTACTCGACCGCATAGCGACAATGCAGAGGCGGCTTCAAAGCAGACTGGTACACTTTCTCAGCCAGCTACAGGAAAACCCTCAGGTCTGCGAATGCCATCACCAAAGATTGGGTTTTTTGACGGG GGTAAATCTTTGGTTCGTACCCCAAATAAAAGTAGGCAGTCTTGTTATGGCATACCAGCTGGTCCCAAAATTGGACCTGGTGTCTGCAGCCCAGGTGGAGGCTCAAGCAAGTCAATGCTTTCAAAGGTTCAACATGAAAAAGTAGTGACAACAGCAGGGGACACAATGGTTGACACTAGGAAACCTGCTTCACCTTCAACACCTAGAAAACTATCAAATGTTTCCACAAAGATCTCTAGTGCTTCAGGATATGTAAAGAACCGTGTTAGCATATCGCCTCAAGTCCAGAACAGAATGGATGCAGAAAGTTGCTTGAAGGGTGAGGAAGTAGGACCTAGAAGACCCAATAAGCCAAATCAAATTTCAGATACCAATCGTGATGTTGAAAAGACTGGAAGTCTAGGTGTGTTGAAGAGGGATATGGGAATAGAGAAACATAGTAATACCAACTTAAAGGATGTCGAGATTGCTCCTATTGAACAAGATACCCATGGTTCAGGATCCCACTCCAGTCATGAAAATATCAGGTTATCCAAAGAAATGGGCGACGAGAATGAATTGCAGTCACTTTATGTTGAGAAGGAGAATGGCCCATTTGAAGACCAAGTTGATGGTCTCAGTATTATCCATGTGGGTGCTGGGAGCTCAAAACAGAAGACACAGAAAGAGCACATTGGCAATGCTATTTCTCCAATTGAGTTCTGTCACTCAGATTTTACCCAAAACAaggaatcaaagaccaattTGCCAGGTCCTGCTCCAATCTCTCTTTCACCAGTCACCTGTGAACTAACAGCTAGTACAAGAACTCCTCTTACTCTTAAGAATTCCTTTTGCAATGGTGAGGCATTCGATGTTTCAGCCAGGTCAAGCATTGGGGTAGCAGAGAAGACAACTACCGTCTCTTCTCTAGAGAGCATGCGCAGAGAGAACAGTTATGCCGGAGCACATTCTACTTGA
- the LOC131326524 gene encoding large ribosomal subunit protein uL14mz isoform X4, translating to MTSMAHLTSKVGRSLFSSLNINALRLGSQSTSPEITCSSILSQQRTFIQMRTKLKVVDNSGAKEIMCIQALKGGKKGARLGDLIVASVKEFQQPGKAKKGDVKVKESQPAGKGKKGEGKKAELKKGSVVYAVVVRAAMQRGRCDGSEVKFDDNAAVLVNKQGEPIGSRVFGPIPHELRKKKHVKILSLAEHIV from the exons TGGGCCGTTCATTGTTCAGTAGCCTCAACATCAATGCTCTTCGACTTGGTTCACAATCAACGTCACCTGAGATTACATGCAGCAGTATATTGTCTCAG CAAAGGACTTTCATACAGATGAGGACCAAGCTGAAAGTGGTGGATAACTCGGGTGCAAAAGAAATAATGTGCATACAAGCTTTGAAGGGGGGGAAAAAGGGGGCAAGGTTGGGGGACTTAATAGTTGCATCAGTGAAGGAATTCCAACAGCCTGGCAAAGCGAAAAAAGGAGATGTGAAAGTGAAGGAATCCCAACCGGCTGGCAAAGGGAAAAAAGGAGAGGGGAAAAAAGCAGAGTTGAAAAAAGGATCTGTTGTTTATGCTGTTGTTGTGCGTGCTGCAATGCAGCGGGGCCGCTGCGATGGGAGCGAGGTCAAGTTTGATGACAATGCTGCAGTACTTGTTAACAAGCAAGGCGAGCCAATTGGAAGCAGAGTGTTTGGGCCAATTCCACATGAGTTGAGGAAGAAAAAGCATGTCAAGATTCTTAGTCTTGCTGAACACATTGTCTGA
- the LOC131326524 gene encoding large ribosomal subunit protein uL14mz isoform X1, which produces MTSMAHLASKVGRSLFSSLNINALRLGSQSTSPEITCSSILSQQQRTFIQMRTKLKVVDNSGAKEIMCIQALKGGKKGARLGDLIVASVKEFQQPGKAKKGDVKVKESQPAGKGKKGEGKKAELKKGSVVYAVVVRAAMQRGRCDGSEVKFDDNAAVLVNKQGEPIGSRVFGPIPHELRKKKHVKILSLAEHIV; this is translated from the exons ATGACCAGTATGGCACACCTGGCCTCCAAAG TGGGCCGTTCATTGTTCAGTAGCCTCAACATCAATGCTCTTCGACTTGGTTCACAATCAACGTCACCTGAGATTACATGCAGCAGTATATTGTCTCAG CAGCAAAGGACTTTCATACAGATGAGGACCAAGCTGAAAGTGGTGGATAACTCGGGTGCAAAAGAAATAATGTGCATACAAGCTTTGAAGGGGGGGAAAAAGGGGGCAAGGTTGGGGGACTTAATAGTTGCATCAGTGAAGGAATTCCAACAGCCTGGCAAAGCGAAAAAAGGAGATGTGAAAGTGAAGGAATCCCAACCGGCTGGCAAAGGGAAAAAAGGAGAGGGGAAAAAAGCAGAGTTGAAAAAAGGATCTGTTGTTTATGCTGTTGTTGTGCGTGCTGCAATGCAGCGGGGCCGCTGCGATGGGAGCGAGGTCAAGTTTGATGACAATGCTGCAGTACTTGTTAACAAGCAAGGCGAGCCAATTGGAAGCAGAGTGTTTGGGCCAATTCCACATGAGTTGAGGAAGAAAAAGCATGTCAAGATTCTTAGTCTTGCTGAACACATTGTCTGA
- the LOC131326524 gene encoding large ribosomal subunit protein uL14mz isoform X2 — translation MTSMAHLTSKVGRSLFSSLNINALRLGSQSTSPEITCSSILSQQQRTFIQMRTKLKVVDNSGAKEIMCIQALKGGKKGARLGDLIVASVKEFQQPGKAKKGDVKVKESQPAGKGKKGEGKKAELKKGSVVYAVVVRAAMQRGRCDGSEVKFDDNAAVLVNKQGEPIGSRVFGPIPHELRKKKHVKILSLAEHIV, via the exons TGGGCCGTTCATTGTTCAGTAGCCTCAACATCAATGCTCTTCGACTTGGTTCACAATCAACGTCACCTGAGATTACATGCAGCAGTATATTGTCTCAG CAGCAAAGGACTTTCATACAGATGAGGACCAAGCTGAAAGTGGTGGATAACTCGGGTGCAAAAGAAATAATGTGCATACAAGCTTTGAAGGGGGGGAAAAAGGGGGCAAGGTTGGGGGACTTAATAGTTGCATCAGTGAAGGAATTCCAACAGCCTGGCAAAGCGAAAAAAGGAGATGTGAAAGTGAAGGAATCCCAACCGGCTGGCAAAGGGAAAAAAGGAGAGGGGAAAAAAGCAGAGTTGAAAAAAGGATCTGTTGTTTATGCTGTTGTTGTGCGTGCTGCAATGCAGCGGGGCCGCTGCGATGGGAGCGAGGTCAAGTTTGATGACAATGCTGCAGTACTTGTTAACAAGCAAGGCGAGCCAATTGGAAGCAGAGTGTTTGGGCCAATTCCACATGAGTTGAGGAAGAAAAAGCATGTCAAGATTCTTAGTCTTGCTGAACACATTGTCTGA